The proteins below come from a single Chelmon rostratus isolate fCheRos1 chromosome 12, fCheRos1.pri, whole genome shotgun sequence genomic window:
- the ripk1l gene encoding receptor-interacting serine/threonine-protein kinase 1 yields MATAPHSSLHMRSTDLIKKEPLDYGGFGEVYLCYHVTLGQVVLKTIYTGPLRNEENKKSLLEEGNIMASLNHERVVKLLGVIMEDSDCSLVMELLPRGNLLAMLEMVSVPISIKGRIIAEILEAMVYLTERQIIHKDIKPENILVDKDFHIKIADLGLATCQTWSKLTKEESRRKSRKGRSTGVRCAGTLSYMAPEHLESIHTVSTEKSDVYSFAIVVWVILTGEEPYANARSEDQICQCVRNGDRPAEDLIPDDTPSEIIQMMKRCWDPDPLQRPTFKESYTLFLPFYMEKLEPHVEQDLLKLRELYEGPDDLVEKMKSLSMTHECFLADCPAPLVSSDRSVSVPVEASIEDMHDIQYEPSGGSVQADAKAGSSPSALEEKLDRELQYHKCGSYNCENQPDAVSSFQHGSSNPFLQNFGTWDHAIRQPEQDRPSYVSSVHSWTKAEPVQPTSQDEAWHRPTAGLYESMNSSTVTPPPLPMSASTSCLPQFNQQHPHSHYDRQQSWPTYPVSDTSAPDISPGHQLAPSKSSMPPDPGSLFIQNASGIQIGSNNTMSIRSYDSSHSLLSQPGSTNSPLKEAILKYEDHAVTEEHLDLLRENIGNKWKRCARRLSLTTVEIETIEHDFYRDGLPEMVHQMLERWKMKEGSIGCTIGKLCRALEGNIKVDVIQKILDACGSSSSIS; encoded by the exons ATGGCCACTGCGCCACACTCTTCACTTCACATGAGATCGACCGATCTCATCAAAAAAGAGCCCCTGGACTACGGAGGTTTTGGAGAAGTTTACCTGTGCTACCATGTGACCCTCGGCCAGGTGGTGTTGAAGACAATATATACAGGCCCTCTTCGGAACGa GGAGAATAAAAAGTCACTGCTGGAGGAGGGGAACATCATGGCGAGCCTGAACCATGAACGGGTGGTCAAGTTGCTGGGTGTGATCATGGAGGATAGCGACTGCTCTCTCGTCATGGAACTCCTCCCCAGAGGCAACCTGTTGGCCATGCTAGAGATG GTCTCTGTGCCAATATCCATCAAGGGCAGAATCATCGCAGAGATTTTGGAAGCGATGGTGTAcctcacagagagacaaatcATACACAAGGACATCAAGCCAGAAAACATTTTAGTGGACAAGGATTTTCACATCAAG ATTGCAGACCTTGGCCTGGCCACCTGCCAGACATGGAGCAAACTCACAAAGGAGGAGTCCCGCAGGAAGAGTCGCAAGGGTCGATCAACTGGGGTGAGATGTGCCGGCACACTGAGCTACATGGCCCCCGAGCACCTGGAGAGTATACATACGGTCTCCACTGAGAAGTCTGACGTCTACAGCTTTGCGATCGTGGTTTGGGTCATCCTCACCGGGGAAGAGCCATACGCAA ATGCCAGAAGTGAAGACCAAATATGTCAGTGTGTCCGAAACGGCGACCGGCCGGCAGAAGACCTCATTCCAGACGATACGCCTTCAGAGATCATtcagatgatgaagaggtgCTGGGATCCCGATCCACTGCAGCGGCCAACATTTAAAG AGAGCTACACCCTCTTCCTCCCGTTCTACATGGAGAAGCTTGAACCACACGTAGAGCAAGATTTACTTAAACTGAGG GAGTTATACGAAGGCCCAGACGACCTTGTTGAGAAGATGAAATCTTTATCAATGACCCATGAATGTTTTTTGGCAG ATTGCCCAGCTCCTTTGGTGAGTTCAGACAGAAGTGTGTCCGTGCCAGTTGAAGCCAGTATTGAGGACATGCATGACATCCAGTATGAGCCGTCCGGGGGGTCTGTTCAGGCAGATGCGAAGGCAGGTAGCAGCCCTTCGGCCTTGGAAGAGAAGCTGGATCGGGAGCTGCAGTACCACAAATGTGGCAGCTATAACTGTGAGAATCAGCCCGATGCTGTCAGCTCCTTCCAGCACGGCAGCTCAAATCCTTTCCTGCAAAACTTCGGCACATGGGATCACGCCATAAGGCAACCGGAGCAGGACAGACCCTCTTATGTATCCTCTGTCCATTCCTGGACAAAAGCTGAGCCGGTGCAGCCCACCAGCCAGGACGAGGCGTGGCATCGTCCCACTGCTGGTTTGTATGAGTCCATGAACTCTTCCACAGTTACTCCACCCCCCTTGCCAATGTCTGCCAGCACCTCTTGTCTACCGCAGTTTAACCAGCAACATCCACATTCCCACTACGACCGCCAGCAGTCTTGGCCAACTTACCCAGTGTCTGATACATCTGCTCCTGACATCAGCCCTGGGCATCAACTGGCCCCTTCAAAGAGCAGCATGCCACCAGatccag GATCTCTTTTCATTCAGAATGCCAGCGGGATCCAGATTGGGAGCAACAACACGATGAGTATCAGAAGTTACGATTCCTCCCATAGTTTATTGTCTCAGCCCGGCTCAACTAATTCTCCCTTAAAAGAAGCCATTCTGAAATATG AGGACCATGCTGTGACGGAGGAGCACCTGGATCTGCTGAGGGAAAACATCGGCAATAAATGGAAGCGTTGCGCGCGGCGACTGAGTCTGACCACTGTGGAAATAGAGACCATTGAGCATGACTTTTACCGCGATGGCTTGCCAGAGATGGTGCACCAAATGCTGGAGCGTTGGAAAATGAAGGAGGGGAGCATCGGCTGCACAATCGGGAAGCTGTGTCGAGCCCTGGAAGGCAACATAAAGGTAGATGTCATCCAGAAGATACTGGACGCCTGCGGTTCTTCCTCCTCGATTTCATGA